Proteins encoded by one window of Dioscorea cayenensis subsp. rotundata cultivar TDr96_F1 chromosome 20, TDr96_F1_v2_PseudoChromosome.rev07_lg8_w22 25.fasta, whole genome shotgun sequence:
- the LOC120251665 gene encoding protein decapping 5-like isoform X1 produces the protein MAAEASRSGTAVDSYIGSLISLTSKSEIRYEGILFNINTEESSIGLRNVRSFGTEGRKKDGPQIPASDKIYEYILFRGSDIKDLQVKSSPPPQPAPIHNDPAIIQSHYSHPPASTSLPSVGSETVADNSHTAQLGVSRSTFPGGLPPFQSGASLGSWGSSTPAANESGIAMPTMYWQGYYAPTGGLPHIQQPSMLRPPPGLPVHPSMQQPLQYPAINTSISSGSPGLTDYRSPLLPPIGSSSSLTSMTLPPMSAPAQASSLAAETLPNLMPNISPVASFPASSIGPTLPLVPPITSSLESIPTMAQSIPSIVGSKPRPVLITSLPYQSTSQSVPSNIGQLISSHVETSVPLVTPIQLFQPPSSLSSSQPSETIVKEVESKLRELPEAKTKLPVPEPSVPSKTKLQVPEPSVSTPAEIKEPILPLPTTSNLKPYDIALQSHLNHRGRGRARGRGNGHPRPVTKFTEDFDFTAMNEKFNKDEVWGHLGKSKSHCREGDSKDDEVDYEEDDEADVKIGFSSLKPVYVKDDFFDSLSCNTLDRGQQNGRTKFSEQLKIDTETFGDFQRHRPNRGGGRGFRGGGRFRGSYYGRGYGYAGRGRGNTAPYQAA, from the exons ATGGCGGCAGAGGCGTCGAGATCCGGCACGGCGGTGGACTCGTACATCGGGAGCCTCATCAGCCTCACCTCCAAGAGCGAGATCAGGTACGAGGGGATCCTCTTCAACATCAACACCGAGGAATCCAGCATCGGCCTTCGAAATG TTCGTTCATTTGGAACTGAAGGACGAAAGAAGGATGGTCCTCAAATTCCTGCCAGTGACAAGATATATGAGTACATACTATTTCGTGGAAGTGATATCAAG gaTTTACAGGTCAAATCCTCTCCACCTCCTCAGCCTGCTCCTATACACAATGATCCTGCAATCATTCAG TCACACTACTCACATCCTCCTGCTTCAACAAGCTTGCCTTCCGTAGGCAGTGAAACTGTAGCTGATAATTCTCACACAGCTCAGTTAGGTGTATCACGGTCAACATTTCCAGGAGGCTTGCCTCCATTTCAATCTGGGGCTAGCTTAGGTTCATGGGGCTCCTCAACTCCAGCAGCGAATGAATCTGGGATTGCAATGCCAACAATGTATTGGCAAGGGTATTACGCACCTACAGGTGGCCTTCCACATATCCAACAGCCATCGATGCTACGACCACCACCAGGATTACCAGTACATCCCTCCATGCAGCAGCCTCTGCAGTATCCTGCAATAAATACCTCAATATCATCTGGATCTCCAGGTTTAACTGATTATCGCTCTCCTTTATTGCCCCCTATTGGCAGTAGCTCAAGTCTAACCTCTATGACGTTGCCACCTATGTCAGCACCTGCTCAAGCAAGCTCGTTAGCCGCTGAAACATTACCAAATTTGATGCCTAATATATCTCCTGTTGCCTCTTTTCCTGCATCAAGTATTGGCCCCACTCTGCCATTAGTGCCTCCTATAACCTCTTCTCTTGAATCCATACCTACGATGGCTCAGAGTATTCCATCAATTGTTGGCAGCAAGCCTAGGCCTGTTCTCATCACGAGTTTACCTTATCAAAGTACATCTCAGTCTGTGCCTTCCAACATTGGTCAACTTATATCTAGCCATGTGGAAACTTCAGTTCCTTTGGTGACACCTATTCAACTGTTCCAGCCTCCTTCCTCATTGTCATCCTCTCAGCCATCGGAGACTATAGTTAAAGAGGTGGAAAGTAAACTGCGAGAACTGCCAGAGGCTAAGACTAAACTACCAGTACCTGAACCATCAGTGCCATCTAAGACTAAACTACAAGTACCTGAACCATCAGTGTCCACTCCTGCTGAAATAAAAGAACCCATACTTCCATTACCAACAACAAGTAATTTGAAG CCATATGATATTGCTTTGCAAAGCCATCTGAATCACAGAGGGCGTGGAAGAGCAAGAGGAAGAGGAAATGGG CATCCACGGCCTGTAACCAAATTCACTGAAGACTTCGATTTCACTgcaatgaatgaaaaattcaaCAAGGATGAAGTTTGGGGTCATCTGGGTAAAAGTAAATCCCACTGCAGGGAAGGAGATTCAAAGGATGATGAGGTTGATtatgaggaagatgatgaagctgaTGTCAAG ATTGGTTTTTCTTCCTTAAAGCCTGTATACGTCAAGGATGACTTCTTTGATTCACTTTCTTGCAATACACTTGATCGCGGACAACAGAATGGGAGGACCAAGTTTTCTGAGCAGTTGAAAATAGATACAGAG ACATTTGGTGATTTTCAGAGGCATCGACCAAACCGAGGTGGTGGCCGTGGTTTCCGGGGTGGTGGTCGCTTCCGAGGCTCTTACTATGGCAGGGGATATGGATATGCTGGAAGGGGACGAGGCAATACTGCACCATATCAGGCGGCCTGA
- the LOC120251665 gene encoding protein decapping 5-like isoform X3: protein MAAEASRSGTAVDSYIGSLISLTSKSEIRYEGILFNINTEESSIGLRNVRSFGTEGRKKDGPQIPASDKIYEYILFRGSDIKDLQVKSSPPPQPAPIHNDPAIIQSHYSHPPASTSLPSVGSETVADNSHTAQLGVSRSTFPGGLPPFQSGASLGSWGSSTPAANESGIAMPTMYWQGYYAPTGGLPHIQQPSMLRPPPGLPVHPSMQQPLQYPAINTSISSGSPAPAQASSLAAETLPNLMPNISPVASFPASSIGPTLPLVPPITSSLESIPTMAQSIPSIVGSKPRPVLITSLPYQSTSQSVPSNIGQLISSHVETSVPLVTPIQLFQPPSSLSSSQPSETIVKEVESKLRELPEAKTKLPVPEPSVPSKTKLQVPEPSVSTPAEIKEPILPLPTTSNLKPYDIALQSHLNHRGRGRARGRGNGHPRPVTKFTEDFDFTAMNEKFNKDEVWGHLGKSKSHCREGDSKDDEVDYEEDDEADVKIGFSSLKPVYVKDDFFDSLSCNTLDRGQQNGRTKFSEQLKIDTETFGDFQRHRPNRGGGRGFRGGGRFRGSYYGRGYGYAGRGRGNTAPYQAA, encoded by the exons ATGGCGGCAGAGGCGTCGAGATCCGGCACGGCGGTGGACTCGTACATCGGGAGCCTCATCAGCCTCACCTCCAAGAGCGAGATCAGGTACGAGGGGATCCTCTTCAACATCAACACCGAGGAATCCAGCATCGGCCTTCGAAATG TTCGTTCATTTGGAACTGAAGGACGAAAGAAGGATGGTCCTCAAATTCCTGCCAGTGACAAGATATATGAGTACATACTATTTCGTGGAAGTGATATCAAG gaTTTACAGGTCAAATCCTCTCCACCTCCTCAGCCTGCTCCTATACACAATGATCCTGCAATCATTCAG TCACACTACTCACATCCTCCTGCTTCAACAAGCTTGCCTTCCGTAGGCAGTGAAACTGTAGCTGATAATTCTCACACAGCTCAGTTAGGTGTATCACGGTCAACATTTCCAGGAGGCTTGCCTCCATTTCAATCTGGGGCTAGCTTAGGTTCATGGGGCTCCTCAACTCCAGCAGCGAATGAATCTGGGATTGCAATGCCAACAATGTATTGGCAAGGGTATTACGCACCTACAGGTGGCCTTCCACATATCCAACAGCCATCGATGCTACGACCACCACCAGGATTACCAGTACATCCCTCCATGCAGCAGCCTCTGCAGTATCCTGCAATAAATACCTCAATATCATCTGGATCTCCAG CACCTGCTCAAGCAAGCTCGTTAGCCGCTGAAACATTACCAAATTTGATGCCTAATATATCTCCTGTTGCCTCTTTTCCTGCATCAAGTATTGGCCCCACTCTGCCATTAGTGCCTCCTATAACCTCTTCTCTTGAATCCATACCTACGATGGCTCAGAGTATTCCATCAATTGTTGGCAGCAAGCCTAGGCCTGTTCTCATCACGAGTTTACCTTATCAAAGTACATCTCAGTCTGTGCCTTCCAACATTGGTCAACTTATATCTAGCCATGTGGAAACTTCAGTTCCTTTGGTGACACCTATTCAACTGTTCCAGCCTCCTTCCTCATTGTCATCCTCTCAGCCATCGGAGACTATAGTTAAAGAGGTGGAAAGTAAACTGCGAGAACTGCCAGAGGCTAAGACTAAACTACCAGTACCTGAACCATCAGTGCCATCTAAGACTAAACTACAAGTACCTGAACCATCAGTGTCCACTCCTGCTGAAATAAAAGAACCCATACTTCCATTACCAACAACAAGTAATTTGAAG CCATATGATATTGCTTTGCAAAGCCATCTGAATCACAGAGGGCGTGGAAGAGCAAGAGGAAGAGGAAATGGG CATCCACGGCCTGTAACCAAATTCACTGAAGACTTCGATTTCACTgcaatgaatgaaaaattcaaCAAGGATGAAGTTTGGGGTCATCTGGGTAAAAGTAAATCCCACTGCAGGGAAGGAGATTCAAAGGATGATGAGGTTGATtatgaggaagatgatgaagctgaTGTCAAG ATTGGTTTTTCTTCCTTAAAGCCTGTATACGTCAAGGATGACTTCTTTGATTCACTTTCTTGCAATACACTTGATCGCGGACAACAGAATGGGAGGACCAAGTTTTCTGAGCAGTTGAAAATAGATACAGAG ACATTTGGTGATTTTCAGAGGCATCGACCAAACCGAGGTGGTGGCCGTGGTTTCCGGGGTGGTGGTCGCTTCCGAGGCTCTTACTATGGCAGGGGATATGGATATGCTGGAAGGGGACGAGGCAATACTGCACCATATCAGGCGGCCTGA
- the LOC120251665 gene encoding protein decapping 5-like isoform X2 — MAAEASRSGTAVDSYIGSLISLTSKSEIRYEGILFNINTEESSIGLRNVRSFGTEGRKKDGPQIPASDKIYEYILFRGSDIKDLQVKSSPPPQPAPIHNDPAIIQSHYSHPPASTSLPSVGSETVADNSHTAQLGVSRSTFPGGLPPFQSGASLGSWGSSTPAANESGIAMPTMYWQGYYAPTGGLPHIQQPSMLRPPPGLPVHPSMQQPLQYPAINTSISSGSPGLTDYRSPLLPPIGSSSSLTSMTLPPMSAPAQASSLAAETLPNLMPNISPVASFPASSIGPTLPLVPPITSSLESIPTMAQSIPSIVGSKPRPVLITSLPYQSTSQSVPSNIGQLISSHVETSVPLVTPIQLFQPPSSLSSSQPSETIVKEVESKLRELPEAKTKLPVPEPSVPSKTKLQVPEPSVSTPAEIKEPILPLPTTSNLKPYDIALQSHLNHRGRGRARGRGNGHPRPVTKFTEDFDFTAMNEKFNKDEVWGHLGKSKSHCREGDSKDDEVDYEEDDEADVKPVYVKDDFFDSLSCNTLDRGQQNGRTKFSEQLKIDTETFGDFQRHRPNRGGGRGFRGGGRFRGSYYGRGYGYAGRGRGNTAPYQAA, encoded by the exons ATGGCGGCAGAGGCGTCGAGATCCGGCACGGCGGTGGACTCGTACATCGGGAGCCTCATCAGCCTCACCTCCAAGAGCGAGATCAGGTACGAGGGGATCCTCTTCAACATCAACACCGAGGAATCCAGCATCGGCCTTCGAAATG TTCGTTCATTTGGAACTGAAGGACGAAAGAAGGATGGTCCTCAAATTCCTGCCAGTGACAAGATATATGAGTACATACTATTTCGTGGAAGTGATATCAAG gaTTTACAGGTCAAATCCTCTCCACCTCCTCAGCCTGCTCCTATACACAATGATCCTGCAATCATTCAG TCACACTACTCACATCCTCCTGCTTCAACAAGCTTGCCTTCCGTAGGCAGTGAAACTGTAGCTGATAATTCTCACACAGCTCAGTTAGGTGTATCACGGTCAACATTTCCAGGAGGCTTGCCTCCATTTCAATCTGGGGCTAGCTTAGGTTCATGGGGCTCCTCAACTCCAGCAGCGAATGAATCTGGGATTGCAATGCCAACAATGTATTGGCAAGGGTATTACGCACCTACAGGTGGCCTTCCACATATCCAACAGCCATCGATGCTACGACCACCACCAGGATTACCAGTACATCCCTCCATGCAGCAGCCTCTGCAGTATCCTGCAATAAATACCTCAATATCATCTGGATCTCCAGGTTTAACTGATTATCGCTCTCCTTTATTGCCCCCTATTGGCAGTAGCTCAAGTCTAACCTCTATGACGTTGCCACCTATGTCAGCACCTGCTCAAGCAAGCTCGTTAGCCGCTGAAACATTACCAAATTTGATGCCTAATATATCTCCTGTTGCCTCTTTTCCTGCATCAAGTATTGGCCCCACTCTGCCATTAGTGCCTCCTATAACCTCTTCTCTTGAATCCATACCTACGATGGCTCAGAGTATTCCATCAATTGTTGGCAGCAAGCCTAGGCCTGTTCTCATCACGAGTTTACCTTATCAAAGTACATCTCAGTCTGTGCCTTCCAACATTGGTCAACTTATATCTAGCCATGTGGAAACTTCAGTTCCTTTGGTGACACCTATTCAACTGTTCCAGCCTCCTTCCTCATTGTCATCCTCTCAGCCATCGGAGACTATAGTTAAAGAGGTGGAAAGTAAACTGCGAGAACTGCCAGAGGCTAAGACTAAACTACCAGTACCTGAACCATCAGTGCCATCTAAGACTAAACTACAAGTACCTGAACCATCAGTGTCCACTCCTGCTGAAATAAAAGAACCCATACTTCCATTACCAACAACAAGTAATTTGAAG CCATATGATATTGCTTTGCAAAGCCATCTGAATCACAGAGGGCGTGGAAGAGCAAGAGGAAGAGGAAATGGG CATCCACGGCCTGTAACCAAATTCACTGAAGACTTCGATTTCACTgcaatgaatgaaaaattcaaCAAGGATGAAGTTTGGGGTCATCTGGGTAAAAGTAAATCCCACTGCAGGGAAGGAGATTCAAAGGATGATGAGGTTGATtatgaggaagatgatgaagctgaTGTCAAG CCTGTATACGTCAAGGATGACTTCTTTGATTCACTTTCTTGCAATACACTTGATCGCGGACAACAGAATGGGAGGACCAAGTTTTCTGAGCAGTTGAAAATAGATACAGAG ACATTTGGTGATTTTCAGAGGCATCGACCAAACCGAGGTGGTGGCCGTGGTTTCCGGGGTGGTGGTCGCTTCCGAGGCTCTTACTATGGCAGGGGATATGGATATGCTGGAAGGGGACGAGGCAATACTGCACCATATCAGGCGGCCTGA
- the LOC120251927 gene encoding clavaminate synthase-like protein At3g21360, with translation MVEGVQIPLLLKPKQDHSNTNTINVASLVDILKANKDAFEDMLLKHSAILFRGFDVKDAQEFNDVVEAIGCEDIRYVGPAPRTHVHKRVWTANEGPLSEFIYYHHEMVLIKEFPTKVILFCEVPPPEGGETPFVTSWGVTERMLKEFPENVREMEEKGLRYSFTALSKNDTGSMRGRGWEDAFGTSDKVEAEKRAKALGMDIEWLSNGGVKAMLGPRQLTRVFPNRQNRKMWFNTIVGMYGKETSSAEMADGSKIPSNVVERCGEIIEDESIQFKWEKGDVLFLDNLALLHGRRPSLPPRKVLVATCK, from the exons ATGGTGGAAGGAGTGCAAATTCCACTTCTTTTGAAACCAAAACAAGATCACAGCAACACAAATACTATTAATGTTGCTTCTCTTGTAGATATTCTTAAGGCCAACAAGGATGCATTTGAAGACATGTTACTCAAGCATAGTGCAATCCTGTTTAGGGGCTTTGATGTCAAGGATGCACAAGAATTCAATGATGTGGTTGAAGCTATAGGTTGTGAAGACATTCGATATGTCGGTCCGGCGCCACGAACTCATGTTCATAAGCGGGTGTGGACGGCGAATGAAGGCCCGTTATCGGAGTTCATATATTATCACCATGAGATGGTCTTG ATTAAGGAATTTCCGACAAAAGTGATACTCTTTTGTGAAGTACCTCCGCCGGAAGGAGGTGAGACACCATTTGTGACTAGTTGGGGTGTGACTGAAAGAATGCTAAAAGAGTTTCCGGAGAATGTGAGGGAGATGGAGGAGAAAGGATTAAGATATAGTTTTACTGCATTGAGCAAGAATGATACTGGTTCCATGAGAGGGAGGGGATGGGAAGATGCTTTTGGTACTTCTGATAAAGTTGAAGCTGAGAAAAG gGCAAAAGCGCTTGGTATGGACATAGAATGGCTATCAAATGGAGGAGTGAAGGCAATGTTAGGGCCGCGGCAATTGACACGGGTGTTTCCAAATAGACAAAATAGGAAGATGTGGTTCAATACTATTGTAGGAATGTATGGTAAAGAAACAAGCTCAGCAGAGATGGCTGATGGGTCAAAAATACCATCAAATGTGGTTGAAAGGTGTGGGGAAATAATAGAAGATGagagcattcaatttaaatgggagaaaggggatgttctCTTTTTGGATAACTTGGCCTTGCTTCATGGTAGAAGGCCATCTTTGCCACCAAGGAAGGTTCTTGTTGCAACATGCAAGTGA